From Ruminococcus sp. HUN007, a single genomic window includes:
- a CDS encoding DUF1848 domain-containing protein produces MIINTGMRTDIPGFYSQWFMNRIRAGFALVRNPYRPDWITRYELNTDVVDCLAFCTKNPEPMLKHLDELKVYHQYWFVSITPYGKDVEPNVPPKEKVMQDFITLSEKVGVNCVGWRYDPIFIDRTYTLERHIADFEQMCRILSGYTKVCVISFIDLYEKVKRNFPQARTVTPQERITIGRTFAEIGKQYGITIKACAEGTDLEPYGVDCGGCMTKQTFETAIGSNLIVPKKKSQRAECACVLGTDIGAYDTCGHLCRYCYANYNHENVRRNMRLHNPESPFLVGDLQEGEVIHLANQESWIDAQLSFF; encoded by the coding sequence ATGATAATCAACACGGGTATGCGGACGGATATTCCGGGTTTTTATTCGCAGTGGTTCATGAACAGGATACGGGCAGGCTTTGCGTTGGTGCGCAATCCTTACCGCCCCGACTGGATCACTCGCTATGAACTGAATACCGATGTGGTGGACTGCCTTGCTTTCTGCACGAAGAATCCTGAACCGATGCTGAAGCACCTTGATGAGCTGAAAGTCTATCATCAGTATTGGTTCGTATCGATCACGCCCTACGGCAAAGATGTTGAGCCGAATGTTCCGCCAAAAGAAAAGGTAATGCAGGACTTCATCACGCTTTCCGAAAAGGTCGGAGTGAACTGTGTGGGCTGGCGGTATGATCCGATATTCATCGACCGCACCTACACGCTTGAACGGCATATAGCCGACTTTGAGCAAATGTGCCGCATACTTTCGGGATATACAAAAGTCTGCGTTATCAGCTTCATTGACCTCTATGAAAAGGTAAAACGCAATTTTCCGCAGGCAAGGACAGTCACACCGCAGGAGCGTATCACCATCGGCAGGACGTTTGCAGAGATTGGCAAACAGTACGGCATCACAATAAAAGCCTGCGCCGAGGGAACAGACCTTGAACCATACGGAGTGGACTGCGGCGGATGTATGACAAAGCAGACCTTTGAAACTGCGATCGGCAGCAATCTTATCGTTCCGAAAAAGAAATCGCAGAGAGCCGAATGTGCCTGCGTTCTCGGAACGGATATAGGAGCTTATGATACCTGCGGACATCTCTGCCGTTACTGCTACGCAAACTATAACCACGAAAATGTAAGACGGAATATGCGTCTGCACAACCCCGAATCGCCGTTCCTTGTAGGTGATTTGCAGGAGGGCGAGGTCATACATCTGGCAAATCAGGAAAGCTGGATAGATGCACAGCTTTCATTCTTTTAG
- a CDS encoding AAA family ATPase, whose protein sequence is MGTYINPGNSGFDEINDEDYVDKTMLISLVNSRICKKNKLICISRPRRFGKSYAAKMISAYYDCTCDSHRLFDDKKIAECDSYEKHLNQYNVINLDITWFISIAQRKGIALKEVPDQIADAVKEDLLAMDPNLPVDKGLEELLIAYVNKKGNKPFIFIIDEWDAMIREAKDDPEAQKRYLNLLRGWFKSNVFTPKVVAAAYMTGILPIKKDGSQSAISDFDEYPIIEPCDFAEFTGFLEEEVQQKCLARGLDYQEVKEWYDGYDFPNIGAIYNPYSVMKALEKKKCQSYWTQTSAAESLKSYINMNFDGLQETIARLVSGEDISVNVRSFQNDFETFNKADDVLTLLVHLGYLTYHADNKTVHIPNNEVREEFQQFISSQNEGKQWMKLIMRSKKLLDATLKEDADTVAEIMEEIRCENYAPQFYNNEQALRAIIKYAYICTEGSFAKIEEMPSGKGIADVVYIPKPMSNYPALVIELKWNKTAGGAIEQIKAKKYTAALKPFAGNIILAGINYDEKTGKHTCTIEKA, encoded by the coding sequence ATGGGAACTTATATCAATCCCGGTAATTCCGGATTTGATGAGATAAACGATGAGGATTATGTGGACAAGACAATGTTAATTTCGCTTGTCAACTCACGTATTTGCAAGAAGAATAAGCTGATATGTATCAGCAGACCACGCCGCTTTGGTAAATCTTATGCTGCTAAAATGATAAGTGCATATTATGACTGCACTTGTGATTCCCACAGGCTTTTTGATGATAAGAAAATTGCCGAATGTGATTCGTATGAAAAACATCTGAATCAATACAATGTTATTAACCTTGATATCACATGGTTTATTTCTATAGCACAGCGAAAAGGAATTGCTTTAAAAGAAGTACCTGATCAAATTGCTGATGCAGTTAAAGAAGATTTGTTAGCGATGGATCCGAATCTTCCTGTCGATAAGGGACTGGAAGAGCTATTGATTGCATATGTAAATAAAAAAGGAAATAAACCTTTTATTTTTATTATTGATGAGTGGGATGCCATGATCCGTGAAGCAAAAGATGATCCTGAAGCTCAGAAACGATACCTTAATCTTCTAAGGGGATGGTTTAAGAGCAACGTCTTTACTCCGAAAGTGGTAGCCGCCGCTTATATGACGGGTATCCTTCCTATAAAAAAAGATGGTTCGCAGTCTGCGATTTCTGATTTTGATGAGTATCCGATTATTGAACCGTGTGACTTTGCTGAATTCACAGGCTTTCTGGAAGAAGAAGTACAGCAAAAATGTCTGGCACGAGGCCTTGACTATCAGGAAGTCAAGGAATGGTATGATGGATATGATTTTCCGAATATAGGAGCAATTTATAATCCGTATTCGGTAATGAAGGCGCTGGAAAAGAAAAAGTGTCAGTCATATTGGACGCAAACATCTGCAGCAGAATCTCTGAAGTCCTATATTAACATGAATTTTGATGGGCTACAGGAAACAATTGCTAGATTAGTATCGGGCGAGGACATCTCTGTAAATGTTAGAAGCTTTCAAAATGATTTTGAAACCTTTAATAAAGCGGATGATGTTTTAACGCTTCTCGTTCATTTAGGATATCTGACATATCATGCAGATAATAAAACAGTTCATATTCCAAATAATGAAGTTCGTGAAGAATTCCAGCAATTCATTTCTTCTCAAAATGAAGGCAAGCAATGGATGAAACTCATCATGCGGTCAAAGAAACTTCTTGACGCAACTCTTAAAGAAGATGCTGATACAGTAGCAGAAATCATGGAAGAGATCCGCTGCGAGAATTACGCTCCACAGTTTTATAACAATGAACAGGCTTTGAGAGCGATTATAAAATATGCATACATTTGCACGGAGGGCAGTTTCGCAAAAATAGAAGAAATGCCGTCCGGAAAAGGCATTGCTGATGTAGTTTATATTCCAAAGCCTATGTCAAATTATCCTGCTTTAGTGATTGAGCTGAAATGGAACAAGACTGCTGGCGGTGCAATTGAGCAGATCAAGGCTAAGAAGTACACAGCTGCTTTAAAGCCATTTGCCGGCAATATCATTCTGGCTGGAATCAATTATGACGAGAAAACAGGTAAGCATACCTGCACGATCGAAAAAGCATAA
- a CDS encoding DUF6198 family protein produces the protein MVKDKEKKNPKDLIQRYLLFLSGLFIASMGVAFSTKAGLGTSPVASVPYSVSLVSSLFTFGGWLNLLSITQITAQIIILKGKCNYVEIAIQTVLAFVYGYLTNLSCYLIREIEVNAYPMQFLFMLLGCVILALGIWIQFKGAVAMLPGEAMNRAISKVTGKRYENIKIFFDILYIAVSAVICLIFLGKLQGVREGSIIAAILVGTIIKGYNKVFDIIVKKQ, from the coding sequence GTGGTAAAAGACAAAGAAAAGAAAAATCCAAAAGATCTGATACAACGATATTTGCTGTTTCTATCAGGACTATTTATTGCTTCAATGGGTGTTGCTTTCTCCACAAAGGCAGGACTTGGTACATCGCCTGTGGCTTCTGTGCCGTATTCGGTATCTCTTGTGAGCAGTCTGTTCACCTTTGGCGGCTGGCTGAACCTACTGAGTATAACGCAAATAACCGCACAAATCATTATCCTAAAAGGAAAATGCAATTATGTCGAGATAGCGATACAAACGGTTCTCGCATTTGTGTACGGCTATCTGACCAATCTATCCTGCTATCTGATAAGAGAAATAGAAGTGAACGCTTATCCTATGCAGTTTCTCTTTATGCTTCTCGGTTGTGTGATTCTTGCGCTCGGAATATGGATACAATTCAAAGGTGCGGTTGCGATGCTACCGGGTGAAGCAATGAACCGTGCAATCAGCAAGGTCACTGGCAAGCGTTATGAGAATATCAAGATATTCTTTGACATTCTCTACATTGCAGTATCGGCTGTGATATGCCTGATCTTTCTTGGAAAACTGCAAGGTGTCCGTGAGGGCAGTATCATTGCTGCTATATTAGTCGGTACAATCATTAAAGGCTATAATAAAGTCTTTGATATAATCGTCAAAAAACAATAG
- a CDS encoding AAA family ATPase produces the protein MGTYINPGNSGFDEINDEDYVDKTMLISLVNSRICKKNKLICISRPRRFGKSYAAKMISAYYDCTCDSHRLFDDKKIAECDSYEKHLNQYNVISLDITSFISDAKSNDIPLKEVPKMIMKELQSELRFLNAKLSAKKSLNSELIRYIDEFNGKKFIFIIDEWDAMIREAKDDPEAQERYLNLLRGWFKNNSFTPKVVAAAYMTGILPIKKDGSQSAISDFKEFTMIKPLEFGGYVGFTEAEVKEICDKNNADFGMMKKWYDGYFFKNVGSIYNPNSVMNAICNDDFDSYWTETSAAEGLLDYISQDYNGLTRTVAELIGGVDVKVSTTGFANDLTTFRGKDDVLTLMIHLGYLAYDFVNKTVRIPNEEIKKEFSEAVKLVNHKATLDRLRESEQLFLDTINGNADAVAAQIEKIHREETAAMNYNKEDSLRSVIKLAYYSYRDHYVQFEELGTGEGYADVAYIPRRDSDWPALIIELKWNKKVEGAINQILNKKYPESLKNLGTKIILVGISYEKDASDNSKKHTCKIVEYTPE, from the coding sequence ATGGGAACTTATATTAATCCGGGTAATAGTGGATTTGATGAGATAAACGATGAGGATTATGTGGACAAGACAATGTTAATTTCGCTTGTCAACTCACGTATTTGCAAGAAGAATAAGCTGATATGTATCAGCAGACCACGCCGCTTTGGTAAATCTTATGCTGCTAAAATGATAAGTGCATATTATGACTGCACTTGTGATTCCCACAGGCTTTTTGATGATAAGAAAATTGCCGAATGTGATTCGTATGAAAAACATCTGAATCAATACAATGTAATTAGTCTGGATATTACCAGTTTTATTTCAGATGCCAAAAGTAATGATATACCTTTGAAAGAAGTTCCGAAGATGATCATGAAGGAACTTCAATCTGAGTTACGCTTTCTTAATGCTAAACTATCAGCAAAGAAGTCTTTAAATTCAGAGTTGATTCGATATATTGATGAATTTAATGGTAAGAAGTTCATTTTTATTATAGATGAGTGGGATGCCATGATCCGTGAAGCTAAAGATGATCCTGAAGCTCAGGAACGCTACCTTAACTTGCTTAGAGGATGGTTCAAAAACAACAGCTTTACTCCAAAAGTAGTAGCCGCGGCATACATGACAGGTATTCTTCCTATCAAAAAGGACGGATCACAGTCTGCAATCTCAGATTTTAAAGAATTCACCATGATAAAGCCTTTGGAATTCGGTGGATATGTTGGTTTTACTGAAGCAGAAGTGAAAGAAATCTGCGATAAGAATAACGCTGATTTCGGAATGATGAAAAAGTGGTATGATGGATACTTTTTCAAGAATGTCGGTTCCATATATAATCCGAATTCTGTTATGAATGCCATATGCAATGATGATTTTGATTCCTATTGGACAGAAACGTCAGCTGCTGAAGGTCTTCTGGATTATATAAGTCAGGATTATAATGGTTTGACAAGGACAGTCGCTGAATTGATAGGCGGTGTGGATGTCAAGGTCAGTACAACGGGATTTGCCAACGATCTGACTACATTCCGCGGCAAGGACGATGTTCTGACACTTATGATTCACCTCGGTTATCTTGCATATGATTTTGTAAATAAAACTGTAAGAATTCCGAATGAGGAAATCAAGAAGGAATTCTCCGAAGCTGTAAAACTGGTAAACCACAAGGCTACACTTGATCGTCTGAGAGAAAGTGAGCAGTTATTCCTTGATACGATCAATGGAAATGCGGATGCTGTTGCTGCACAGATTGAAAAAATCCATCGTGAGGAAACTGCAGCGATGAATTATAACAAGGAAGACAGTCTGCGCAGTGTGATAAAGCTGGCTTACTATTCTTACCGTGATCATTATGTTCAGTTTGAAGAACTGGGAACAGGAGAAGGATATGCCGATGTAGCATACATTCCTCGCCGTGATTCTGACTGGCCTGCGCTGATTATAGAACTAAAATGGAATAAAAAAGTGGAAGGAGCTATAAATCAGATTCTGAATAAGAAGTATCCAGAGTCTCTTAAAAACCTGGGTACAAAAATTATTCTTGTTGGCATCAGCTATGAAAAGGATGCTTCTGATAATTCCAAGAAGCACACTTGTAAGATCGTTGAGTATACTCCAGAGTAA